In Rattus norvegicus strain BN/NHsdMcwi chromosome 1, GRCr8, whole genome shotgun sequence, a genomic segment contains:
- the Ccdc9 gene encoding coiled-coil domain-containing protein 9 isoform X7 produces the protein MATTLDLKSKEEKDAELDKRIEALRRKNEALIRRYQEIEEDRKKAELEGVAVTAPRKSRSMEKENMAVEEKNLGPSRRTPGTPRPPGASRGGRTHPQQGGRAGVGRASRGWEDGAGEQLRGGTGGRGRRGRGRGSPHLLGAGDNSTSDRKSKEWEERRRQNIEKMNEEMERIAEYERNQREGVLEPNPVRNFLDDPRRRGGPLEESERDRREGSRRHGRNWGGSDFERVRSGLEQERQQGRRAGLGSGGDMTMSMTGRERSEYLRWKQEREKIDQERLQRHRKPTGQWRREWDAEKTDGI, from the exons ATG GCTACTACACTAGATTTGAAATCAAAGGAGGAAAAGGACGCGGAGTTGGACAAGAGGATTGAGGCTCTTCGCCGGAAGAATGAGGCCCTCATCCGGCGCTACCAG GAGATTGAGGAGGATCGGAAAAAAGCTGAACTGGAGGGTGTGGCAGTGACGGCCCCCCGGAAGAGCCGTTCCATGGAGAAGGAGAATATGGCAGTGGAG GAGAAGAACCTGGGTCCCTCTCGGAGGACTCCTGGGACTCCTCGGCCCCCAGGGGCCAGCAGAGGGGGCCGGACCCATCCCCAGCAGGGAGGCCGGGCAGGCGTAGGCCGGGCATCCCGAGGCTGGGAGGATGGTGCTGGGGAGCAGCTTCGAGGGGGTACTGGGGGCCGGGGCCGGAGGGGCCGGGGCCGGGGATCCCCTCATCTCTTAGGGGCAGGAGACAACTCAACCTCTGACCGCAAGTCCAAG GAGTGGGAGGAGCGGCGCAGGCAGAACATCGAGAAGATGAATGAGGAGATGGAGAGGATCGCGGAATACGAGCGTAACCAGCGG GAAGGGGTGCTGGAGCCCAACCCAGTACGCAACTTTCTGGATGACCCCCGACGCCGCGGTGGGCCCCTTGAGGAGTCCGAGAGGGATCGCCGGGAAGGCAGCCGCCGGCATGGACGCAACTGGGGAGGTTCGGATTTTGAGCGGGTGCGCTCTGGCTTGGAACAGGAGCGACAG CAGGGTCGCAGGGCTGGCCTGGGCAGTGGGGGCGACATGACAATGTCCATGACGGGCCGGGAGCGGTCAGAATACCTGCGCTGGaagcaggagagggagaagatCGACCAAGAGCGTCTGCAGCGACACCGCAAGCCCACTGGGCAGTGGCGGCGGGAGTGGGATGCTGAGAAGACTGATGGCAT ATGA
- the Ccdc9 gene encoding coiled-coil domain-containing protein 9 isoform X6 — MATTLDLKSKEEKDAELDKRIEALRRKNEALIRRYQEIEEDRKKAELEGVAVTAPRKSRSMEKENMAVEEKNLGPSRRTPGTPRPPGASRGGRTHPQQGGRAGVGRASRGWEDGAGEQLRGGTGGRGRRGRGRGSPHLLGAGDNSTSDRKSKEWEERRRQNIEKMNEEMERIAEYERNQREGVLEPNPVRNFLDDPRRRGGPLEESERDRREGSRRHGRNWGGSDFERVRSGLEQERQGRRAGLGSGGDMTMSMTGRERSEYLRWKQEREKIDQERLQRHRKPTGQWRREWDAEKTDGMFKDGPAPTHEPSHRYDDQAWARPPKPPTFGEFLSQHKAEVNSRRRRKNSRPQAKVAPRAYSDHDNRWETKEEAVSPAPKSSQSMSLEETPTQPPETPAPAHRPPEEDGEEDVGEEEEGEEEGEDDDEDEEWEDVSEDVTEEEEEEEEEFEEEEESPKEQEAAAVPDHQPEAEPAGKPTCEQVDPVPAGPQELLSPVPVEPPSPFSPSEDHQPVSDWGEEMELNSPSTAHSPGAHSSGEAWPFGNA; from the exons ATG GCTACTACACTAGATTTGAAATCAAAGGAGGAAAAGGACGCGGAGTTGGACAAGAGGATTGAGGCTCTTCGCCGGAAGAATGAGGCCCTCATCCGGCGCTACCAG GAGATTGAGGAGGATCGGAAAAAAGCTGAACTGGAGGGTGTGGCAGTGACGGCCCCCCGGAAGAGCCGTTCCATGGAGAAGGAGAATATGGCAGTGGAG GAGAAGAACCTGGGTCCCTCTCGGAGGACTCCTGGGACTCCTCGGCCCCCAGGGGCCAGCAGAGGGGGCCGGACCCATCCCCAGCAGGGAGGCCGGGCAGGCGTAGGCCGGGCATCCCGAGGCTGGGAGGATGGTGCTGGGGAGCAGCTTCGAGGGGGTACTGGGGGCCGGGGCCGGAGGGGCCGGGGCCGGGGATCCCCTCATCTCTTAGGGGCAGGAGACAACTCAACCTCTGACCGCAAGTCCAAG GAGTGGGAGGAGCGGCGCAGGCAGAACATCGAGAAGATGAATGAGGAGATGGAGAGGATCGCGGAATACGAGCGTAACCAGCGG GAAGGGGTGCTGGAGCCCAACCCAGTACGCAACTTTCTGGATGACCCCCGACGCCGCGGTGGGCCCCTTGAGGAGTCCGAGAGGGATCGCCGGGAAGGCAGCCGCCGGCATGGACGCAACTGGGGAGGTTCGGATTTTGAGCGGGTGCGCTCTGGCTTGGAACAGGAGCGACAG GGTCGCAGGGCTGGCCTGGGCAGTGGGGGCGACATGACAATGTCCATGACGGGCCGGGAGCGGTCAGAATACCTGCGCTGGaagcaggagagggagaagatCGACCAAGAGCGTCTGCAGCGACACCGCAAGCCCACTGGGCAGTGGCGGCGGGAGTGGGATGCTGAGAAGACTGATGGCAT GTTCAAGGATGGCCCAGCCCCTACCCACGAACCGTCCCACCGCTATG ATGATCAAGCTTGGGCAAGACCTCCTAAGCCCCCCACTTTTGGAGAGTTCCTTTCTCAGCATAAAGCTGAAGTCAACAGCCGTAGGAGGAGAAAGAACAGCCGACCTCAGGCCAAGGTGGCCCCTCGTGCCTATAG TGACCATGATAACCGTTGGGAGACAAAAGAGGAAGCtgtgtccccagctcccaaatcCTCTCAGTCCATGTCCCTGGAGGAGACACCCACACAG CCTCCTGAGACCCCAGCTCCAGCCCACCGGCCTCCTGAGGAGGATGGTGAGGAAGatgtgggagaagaggaggagggagaagaagagggggaagatgatgatgaggatgaagaATGGGAGGATGTGAGTGAAGATGttactgaggaggaggaggaggaagaagaagagtttgaagaggaggaagagagtcccaaggagcaggaagcagcagCTGTTCCTGATCACCAGCCTGAGGCTGAGCCTGCTGGGAAGCCCACCTGTGAGCAGGTGGACCCCGTGCCTGCTGGGCCCCAGGAGTTGCTGTCCCCAGTCCCCGTTGAACCTCCCAGCCCCTTCTCACCCTCTGAGGACCACCAGCCTGTGTCTGACTGGGGTGAGGAGATGGAACTGAATTCTCCCAGCACTGCCCACTCGCCTGGTGCCCACTCTTCGGGTGAGGCCTGGCCTTTTGGGAATGCTTGa